The DNA segment CCGCAGAGAGCCTTGGTTGAAACAAAGACAATGAATTTAATTGACATAAAGGAAAGGCCCCAGGAACAGAATTTTGTTGTGGCAATAATGCCTTTCTATGGATTCAATATACTTGATGCTATTGTGCTGAACAAAGGTGCAGCGGACAGGGGCCTTGGAAGGAGTTCTTATTTCAGGATGTATGAAAGCAGCGAGAACAGGTATCCAGGAGGCCAGATAGACAAATTCGAGATTCCAACAGAAGAAACTGTAGGATTTTTAGGAGAAGAGTATTACAAGAAGCTGGGTTCTGATGGATTGATTGAAGTAGAGGAATTTGCTTTAGAGAAGGACATAATTATTGGAAAGACAAGCCCGCCAAGGTTTCTGGAGGAAGTAAGCGAGTTCGGTGTAGTGCAGGAAAAAAGAAGAGAGGCTTCAATGAGCGTAAGGAAAGGAAAGCCAGGGTTTGTTGATAAATTAATAATTTCAGAGGACGGAGATGGTAATAGGCTTGCTAAAGTGAAGATAAGGAGCGAGATGATTCCTGAAATAGGAGACAAGTTTTCTTCAAAGCACGGCCAGAAAGGAGTAATAGGGGCAATTATTCCAGAAGAAGACATGCCTTTCACTGCATCAGGAATAAAGCCTGATTTAATTCTTAACCCTCACTCAATTCCAAGCAGAATGACTATTGGCCATTTAATTGAAATGCTTGCAGGAAAAGCTGCTTCAATTACAGGAACATTCATTGACGGAACCCCATTCAGTTCAGTTACAATGGGGGAACTCCAGAAGATGCTGAAGGAAGGAAAATTCAGGGGTGATGGAAAGGAAACATTATTTGACGGAATTACAGGAGAAAGAATTGAAAGCGAAATCTTTATGGGAATAGTTTCTTACAGAAGGCTGTTCCACATGGTTGCACACAAGATGCAGGCAAGAAGCCGAGGCCCAGTGCAAATTCTTACAAGGCAGCCGACAGAAGGAAAAGAGAAAGAGGGGGGATTAAGGTTCGGTGAAATGGAAGGGGAAACCTTGGTTGGCCACGGAGCAGCAATGCTTTTGCAGGAGAAATTCATTGAAGACTCAGATAAGGTAATTGAATTAGTGTGCGAGAAATGCGGTATAATTGCAATAAATGATCAGATAAGGAACAGGAGATACTGTGCTTTATGCGGGGGTTCAGCCGTATATCCAGTTGAAATGAGCTATGGCTTCAAGTTATTGTTAGACGAATTAAAGGCATTAGGAATAATGCCTCAATTAATAATCAAGGACAGGGTGTAAGAGAAAAAAATTAAAAAAAAAGAAAGTGAAATAAAATGTTGTTGAAGAAAATTTCTGCAGTTGAATTCGGGGTATTAAGCCCTCAGATGATAAGGAAGCTGAGCGCATTAGAGATCAAAACCCCTGATACTTACGACAAAGACGGCTACCCAATGGAGACAGGATTAATGGACCCCCACTTGGGGGTGATCAACCCGGGCCTGAGGTGCAAGACCTGTGGCCAGAAAATGAAGCAGTGCCCAGGGCATTTCGGCTCAATTGAATTGGTGAGGCCTGTAGTGCACTCAGAGTTCAGCAGGAAAGTGGAAGAACTCCTTGTAGGAAGCTGCCAGAGCTGCGGGAGAGTGTTAATCCCGGACGACAAAATAAAACAGTACCTGCCATTGATTGGGGAGAACCCTGAGCTCGTGCTAAAAAGAATTCTTTTAAGGGCAAAAAAAATGCATAAGTGCCCTTACTGCGGGACAGAAAAAGTGCCAATAATTTTAGACAAGCCAACAAACTTTTTCCAGGGAAAAGAAAGATTGTACCCAACCCAGATAAGGGAATGGCTGGAGAAGATTCCAAACAAGGACTTAATGTTGTTTGGCTATGACCCTGAAAGGATAAGGCCTGAATGGTTCGTGCTTACTGTACTCTTAGTGCCTCCAATCACAATGAGGCCTTCAATAACACTTGAATCAGGGATTAAAAGCGAGGACGATTTAACGCACAAGCTTGTGGACATCATTAGAATTAACCAAAGACTGAAAGACAACATTGATGCTGGGGCCCCTCAATTAATAATTGAAGACTTGTGGGATTTACTGCAGTATCACGTAACAACCTTTTTCGATAACAATACAGCGGGAGTTCCCCCGGCAAAGCACAGGAGCGGAAGGGCACTAAGGACTTTGGTGCAGAGGCTGAAAGGAAAGAAAGGAAGATTCAGGTACAACCTCACAGGAAAGAGGGTGAATTTTGCTGCAAGGTCAACCATAACGCCAGACCCTTACATTTCAATTAACGAAATTGGCGTTCCAGAAGAAATAGCAAACGACCTTACAGTTCCAGAGCAAGTAACTGAATGGAACAAAAAAGAAATATTAAGGCTAATTAAAGAAACAGACCAAGTGCTTTACATTGTAAGGCCTAATGGAGCAAGAAAAAGGGTTTCAGAGCAGACAAAAAAAGAGGCCTTGGATGAACTGGACATAGGATTCAAGATTGAAAGAAAAATAATGAATGGAGACACCATATTATTCAACAGGCAGCCTTCACTGCACAGGCTGAGTATGATGGCGCACAAAGTGAGAATCCTTCCAGGAAGGACTTTCAGGATTAATCCTATTGTATGCAAGCCCTACAACGCAGACTTCGATGGAGACGAAATGAACTTGCATGTGCCCCAGACAGAGGAAGGAAAAACTGAAGCAAAAGAATTAATGCTTGCAGCAAACCAGGTTATATCCCCGCGCTATGGGGCTCCGGTAATAATTTTGGACGAGGACGGAATTAGTGGAACCTATGTCCTTACAATGCGCCAGACAAAATTCACAAGAGAAGAAGCAATGAAATATTTCTATGAAATTGGAATTACAGAAATCCCTGAGCCAGACCTTGAAGGAGGTTATTACTCAGGAAAATTAATATTCAGCCAACTGCTTCCGAAAGACTTGAATTTGAGCTTCAAGAGCAATACCTGCAAGGAAATACAGAAGATCAACCCATGCGATGAATGCAGGAAAGAGGGCTGCCCTTATGACGCATATATAACAATAGAGGAAGGCAGGCTTAAGACAGGAGTAATAGACGAGGAAGCTGTAGGGGAAGGAAAAGGAAAGATTGTGGACGTACTGGCAAGGGATTATAATGCAAGCGCGATAGAAGAATTCTATTACAAGATAAACAGGATAATCGAAGACCTTATCACAAGAAAAGGAATGAATGTAGGCCTTGACGAATACAAGACAACAGAAACAATAGAAAAAGTGAAAGAAAAGGCCATACAACAGGAATTGGAAGAATCAGAAAAATTGGTTAAAGAATACAGGGAAGGCATAATAGAGCACATTCCAGGCAGGACACTGGAAGAATCATTTGAAATAAAGATGATGCAGATAGGCTTCAAGACAAAAGATGAAGTCCAAAAACAGATAATGAAAGAAAAAATAGACGAAATGCTTGGGGAAAATCCGAAATACAACAGCACTATAATGATAATGAGCGGCTCAAGGGGAAGCCCTATCAACCTTACAAATATTCAAGGCATGTGGGGGCAGGCAGCAGTAAGAGAAGGAAGACCTAAAAGAGGCTTCAAGAACAGGCTAATAACCACAAACAAAGAGAAGGATGTTGGGGCACTTGCAGGAGGCTTTATAGGCCACAACTTCATGGAAGGAATGAGCGTAAAAGAATACTTCTACCATTCAATGGGGGGGAGGCAGGGAGAGGTAGACACAGGGGTTTCCACAAAGGTTTCAGGATACTTATACAGGAGGTTTGCGAACTCACTGAAGGATTTGGTGATAAACTACGATAAAACCACAAGGAGCGCAAACAAGAATATAATCCAGTTCATGTACGGGGAAGATGGTGTCTTTCCAATGAAAACCACAAAAGGAAAAACCATAAGCATGAGAAGGGAACTGGAAAGATTGTATGAATAACCAGAGGCAAAAAAAATGGCAAAAGGAAAACAAAAAAGAAAAAAAATGAAAAAGAAAAAGATAGAGAAGCCCATAGCCCAAATAATGAAGGAAGAAGAAAATATTTCAAAGCACGAATTCCTGCCTTACGGCATAATGAAAGAAATAGACGAAAAAACAGTAAAGTATGGCTTGAGCACAGAAGAAAAAGCAAGGCTTGTGGCAAACATTGAAAAAAAATACTTGAGTTCACTGGTTGAGCCGGGGGAGGCAGTAGGAATAGTTGCAGCCCAGTCAATGGGAGAACCAGGAACACAATTGACATTAAGAACAAAACACTACGCTGGGGCAGCAGAGGTTTCAGTTGGTTCGGGGATACAGAGGGTGGAAGAAATAGTGGACGCTAGAAGCAAAGCCAAGTATCCTTCAATGACAATATACTTGACAGAGGAATTAAAGCATAACAGGGAGAAGGCAGACATCTTTGCGAAATCCCTTATTGATGTGAGAATAGGTGATGTAGTAAAGTTCGAGGAAGATTTTGATGGAAGAATGCTTAAAGTGCATTTCCTTGAAGAAGAAATAAAGGAAAGGAACATTGACAAGGAAGAATTAACAAAAAAGATTGAAAGGTATTTGAAAAGCAAGGCAAAAGGAAAAGAGCATAATGAATTCGCTCTTGGGAGAGAGCCCTTAATTAAAATAAGAAAGAATCTGAACAAGGTAATAAACATGAGGATACAAGGCGTGAGAGGAATAGAGAAAACAATTGTGTTCGAAGAAAAAGGCGAATTCCTTATTAGGACAAGAGGAACAAACCTCAAAACCTTAATGAGAATGAAGGAAGTGGATGAAACAAGGACAATAACAAATGACATAAAAGAGATAAGCAGGGTCCTTGGAATTGAAGCAGGGAGAATTTCAATTGTAAACGAATTATTCAAGACATTCAAAGAAAACGGAATAATGGTGGACATAAGGCACCTCATACTGTTGGCAGACTTGATGTGCTTTGAAGGCGACATAAAAGGGATTGTAAGGACAGGGATTACAAGACAGAAGAGTTCTCCATTGGCGAGGGCTGCATTCGAGGAAACAATAAAACACCTGCTTGACGCTGCATTCAAAGGGGAAACAGAAGAACTGCAGGGGGTAGTGGAAAACATAATTGTAGGCCAGCCAATAAAGGTGGGCACAGGGACTGTTGAGCTGTTGATGGGCCAAGGAAAAAACAAAAATTAATTGTGATGAAATATGGTTGAAATAGATGTAAACAAGGAAATAAGAAGGGCTGTGGACACGGGAAAAGTAATTTTTGGCTCAAGGCAGTCAAATAAAAATATTTTAAAAGGAAATGGGGAACTAATTATATTAAGCCAAAACATAAGCAGGTTGCTTAAAGAAAAATTAACTGGCTTGGCCAAAATATCCGAAATTCCTTTTTATGAATTCAAGGGAACATCACTCGAGCTGGGCGCAGTCTGCGGAAAACCGTACCCTGTATCAGTGATGACAATAACAAATGCAGGAAAATCAAAAATTCTTTCAGTAACAGGAAAGACAAAAGCAAAAAAGAAAGACAGCGAAAAAGAATGACAGGAAAAGCAAGGGAAAAAAAATGAAAATATCAAACCAAGAAATTCTGCTTATGAACGCACTGCAGGCATTTTCAGGAGTCACAGCAAAAGACTGCATAGTGCACGGCAATTCAATTACATTCCTTGTGAAAGACATTGAATTAGGAACAGTGATCGGGAGGAAAGGGGAAACAATAAACAAATTAAGAGAAAAATTAAAGAAAAACATTGAGGTTTACGGCTACACAAAAGACCCAAGGAACTTCGTGCAGAACTCGCTTAACAAAATCAAAATAAATTCAGCTGAAGTAAAGCAATTAGACGGAAAAAAAATAATACAGATAAACCTTGACTCAGAAAACAAGAGAAAAATATTCTCAGAAACAAACAAACTCAAAAAAATAAAGGAATTAATGGAGAGAAATTACGGCATAAGCGAAATAAAAATCAAGTAAAAGTGAAGAAAAATGGCTACAGGAGAATTCGCAGCAAAACAGCTGGAAAAAAAAAGAAAGAAATGGAGAAAGAAAAAAAGAAAGGAAAAGGAAAGATTGCTCGAAAAAATGAGAGGAGACAAAAGCATAATGGAGGGTTCACCACAGGCCAGAGGAATAGTACTGGAAAAAAGGGGGGTAGAAGCAAGACAGCCAAACTCAGGAATTAGGAAATGCGTTAGAGTCCAGCTTATTAAAAACGGGAAACAGGTTACAGCCCTCGCGCCATATGACGGGGCAATAAAATACATTGACGAGCACGATGAAGTAATAATTGAAGGCCTGGGCGGAAGAAAGCACGGAGCAAAAGGAGACTTATGGGGAGTGAAATTCAAGGTAATAAAGGTAAACAACCAGTCCCTCGAAATGCTCAGGACAGGAAGGAAGGAAAAAGTAAAGAGATAAAGATGTTTATGACAGAAAAAGTTTTGTTTTTCGGTAAATGGGGGAGTGAAGACGTAAAAATAAGGGACATAAGCCTGCAGAAATACTTGGATTTAAAGCCAAAGCATGTGCCCCACACTTTCGGGAGAAGCACAAGGAAAAGGTTCTCAAAAGGAAAAATGAATCTGGTTGAAAGGCTCGTGAACAAGGTAATGCGCTCAGGCCAAGGAAAAAGGAAACTGAGCGGGAAATACATTAGGGGGAGGGGGGTATGCGGCAAAAAAATCCTTGCACTCAAAATAGTTGAAGAAGCATTTGACATAGTGGAACAAGAAACAAAAGAAAACCCTATTCAAGTACTTATAAGAGCAATAGAAAATGCAGCCCCAAGGGAAGACATTACAAGAATACAGAAAGGGGGGGTTGCCTACACCCTCTCAGTGGATGTATCCCCTTTAAAAAGAATTGATGAAAGCCTGAAAAACATTGCACTGGCAGCATTTGCTTTATCCTTCAGCAAAAAGATAAGCGCACGGGAAGCCCTCGCAAAAGAACTAATTCTCACAGCAAAAAACGATCCTGCGAGCTATTCACTGAAAAGAAAAGACGAAATAGAGAGAATTGCAGTTAGTTCAAGGTGAAAGGAATGACAAAAAGAGAGGAAGTAGCAAAGAAAGCAGAGCACTACATGAAGAACCGAGAGAACATAAGAAACATTGGGGTAGTTGCCCACATAGATCACGGCAAGACAACAATGACGGACAACCTTATTGCTGCTTCAGGAATGATAAGCCAGGAATTAGCAGGAAAACAATTGTTCATGGACTTCTATGAATTAGAGCAGGCAAGAGGAATAACAATAAATGCAGCTAACGTTTCAATTGTGCACGAATACAAAGAAAAAGAATTCTTGATCAACATAATTGACACCCCGGGTCACATTGACTTTGGGGGAGAAGTAATAAGGGCAATGAGGGCAGTGGACGGGGTGATCCTGGTTGTGGACTCAGTTGAAGGCGTAATGCCCCAGACAGAAACAGTAATAAGGCAGGCCCTCAAAGAAAACGTAAAGCCTGTCCTTTTCATAAACAAGGTTGACAGGCTGGTGAACGAATTACAGCTCACTGCAGAACAAATGCAGGAAAGATTCGTGAAAACAATAATTCAAGTCAACAAATTAATTGAAAAGAATGTCCCTGAAAAATTCAAGGAGGAATGGAAAGTAAAAGTGGACAATGGCTCAGTTGTATTCGGCTCAGCATACTATAATTGGGCTGTGTCTATCCCGCACATGAAGACAACAGGCGTTTCCTTCAAAGACGTATATGATTACTGCAAGAACCAGGATCAGAAAAGCCTTGCAAAAAAGTCTCCTTTATTCGAAGCAATACTTGAAATGGTTATAAACCATCTGCCAAACCCTCTTACAGCGCAGAAATACAGGATTCCAAAAATCTGGGGAGGAGAAATAGAAAGCGAAGAAGCAAAGGCAATGCTTTCCTGTGACCCTGAAGGGCCTCTTGCAATGATGATTACAGATGTAACAGTAGACCCTCACGCTGGAGACGTTGCAACAGGAAGGATTTATTCAGGAAAAATAAGAAGGGGTGTAACAGTAAGGCTTATTGGGTCACAAAAGGAAGTGCCAATACAACAAGTCTGCCTGTACATGGGCCCTGAAAGAGTGCCTGTAGCAGAAGTGCCTGCAGGAAATATTGCGGCAATAGTTGGATTAAAGGAAGTTTATGCAGGAGAAACAATTTCAACAAAAGAAATAAAGGAATTCGAGTCATTCATGAGCACTGCAGAACCAGTAATGACTGTTTCAGTCGAAGCAAAGCAGACAAAGGATCTTCCAAAATTAATTGAAGTAATAAAACAGATCACAAAAGAAGACCCTAATGTTAGGGCAACAATAAACCAGGAGACCGGAGAGCATTTATTGAGTGGGATGGGCGAACTTCACCTGGAAGTAACACAGTACAGGATTGAAGTAGACCATAAGCTTCCAATTACTGTAGGAAACCCTATTGTAGTATACCATGAGGCAATAACAAAAGACTCTCCTACACTAGAAACAAAAACCCCAAACAAGCACAACAAATTCAAGCTGAGGGTAGAGCCAATCCCAGAAGAAGTGCTAACAAATTTAATTGAATCAAAAATTGAAGGAAAAATAAGAGATAAAGACAAGGACATAGTGCCTAAACTGGTGAACATTGGCTTTGACAGGGAGGAAGCCAAAAGAATTTGGGCAGTGCACAACCATAGTATTCTAATTAATGCCACAAGAGGCATAGAGGCATTATTCGAAATAAAAGAATTGGTAATACAGGGCTTTAATGACGCAATAGACGAAGGGCCTTTAGCAAAAGAAAAAGTGCAGGGAATAAAAGTAATAATGGAGGATGCTTCTCTTCACGAGGACGCAATCCACAGGGGCCCAGCGCAAGTGCTGCCTGCAATCACAAGAGGAATTTACGCGTGCATCCTCTCAGCTGATGCTTTACTGCTTGAGCCAAAACAGATTCTCTCAATTTTAGTCCCCCAAGACTACATAGGGGCAGTGTCAAAAGAATTGGGCTCAAGAAGAATTCAAATAACAGAAATGAGGCAGGAAGGAGACCAGACAATAATTGTAGGAAAAGCCCCAGTAAAAGAATTAATTGGATTCAGTGCTGCAATAAGGGGCGCAACGCAGGGCAGGGCAGTATGGACAGCAGAATACGCAGGATACGAGAGGCTGCCAAGAGAACTGCAGAGGACAACAACCTCAGAGATAAGGAAAAGAAAAGGCCTTGAGCCAGAACCAAAAAGCGCCCAATACTTTTTGGAATAAAGGCAAAATAAAAAGCATTTTTAATTGTTTTGGTTTAAAAGATATTGGTAGAATTATAATTATTCTAAATAGTTTTATTTGGAGGTATTAAAAATGGCTGCAGTAAAGCCACACGTGAATTTGGTTTTCATTGGCCACGTTGATCACGGCAAATCAACCTTAGTTGGCAGACTGCTCTATGACACTGGGGCATTGAGCGAGCAAGACTACAGGAAATTAAAGCAGGAGGCAGAATCAAGGGGAAAAGGAACATTTGCCTTTGCTTACGTAATGGATAATTTAAAAGAGGAAAGGGAAAGAGGCCTTACAATTGATGTCTCATACAAGAAATTCCAAGGAAAAAAGAATGATTATACCATAATTGACGCGCCAGGCCACAAAGACTTCGTGAAGAACATGATTACAGGCACAAGCCAGGCAGATGCAGCAGTACTCGTTGTAAGCGCAAAAGAAGGCATTCAGCCTCAAACAAAAGAGCACGCATTCCTTGCTCAAGTGATGGGATTAAAGCAATTGATCGTGGCAGCAAACAAGATGGACGAAGTCAATTACGACGAAAAAATATTCAATAAATTAAAAGAAGACCTGACAAAGCTCCTTACAGGCGTAGGATTCAAGTTAGAGAACGTTAAATTCATTCCAGTCAGCGCCTGGCTCGGAGACAACGTAGCAAAAAAGTCAGACAAGCTTTCATGGTATAAAGGACCAACAATAGTTGAAGCATTGGACGAATTGATTGCCCCAGAGCCTCCGACAGGAAAACCTTTAAGACTGCCAATACAGGACGTATACAACATTAAAGGTGTAGGAACAGTCCCAGTTGGAAGAATTGAGACAGGAATACTAAAACCAGGGGAAACAATAATAATTGAGCCTGTTGGAAAACAAGGAGAAGTAAAATCAATTGAAATGCACCACGAGCAATTGCCCCAAGCAGTCCCAGGAGACAACATTGGATTCAATGTGAGAGGCATAGCAAAGACAGATGTAGCAAGAGGGGATGTTGCAGGGCACACCAAAGACCCTCCAACTGTAGTAAAAGACTTCATAGCGCAAATTGTTGTATTGAATCATCCTACAGCAATCCCTGTAAACTACACTCCAGTATTCCACTTGCATACAGCGCAAATGTCAATGCAGATAACAGAACTGCAAAAGAAATTAGACCCAAAGACAGGCGCAGTAAAAGAAGAGAACCCTAAATTCCTTAAGACAGGGGACGCAGCAATAGTGAAGATAGTTCCAACAAAGCCTGTTTCAGCAGAAGAATACAAGAAGTTCCCTCAATTAGGAAGGTTCGCAATCAGGGACATGGGACAAACTGTAGCGGCAGGAATGATAGTAAGCATTACGCCAAGGAAGTAAATTAATCCCCTGATTTTTTTATTTTTTTAAAATTTTTTTATTAAAAAAAAATTCTCTTTTGATTTTAAAAGAGGAGCACAGAATGCAGAAAGCAAGAATCAAGCTGTCAAGCCCTGACTACAATACCTTGAATGACATCTGCGAGAAAATACTAGACATAGTCAAAAAGACAGGCGTAAAGCATTCTGGAGCAATCCCTCTGCCCACAAAAAAGCTTGTTGTGCCAACACGAAAAGGCATGAGCGCAGGGGGCACAGAAAGCTACGAGAAATGGGAAATACGATTACACAAAAGAATGATAGACATAGAGGCAGACGAGAGAACATTAAGAAGGGTAATGAGAGTAGAAATCCCAGAAAACGTCCACGTGGAAATCGAATTAAAAGAATAAATTATTATAATAGGTAAAACTAATTCTTTATTGCAATGCAAATTAAAAGAACAAGAAACCCTATTACAAGAGATCTTACCATAAACAGAATAATAGTTAACCCGCACATTCCAGGAGCGCGACAAATAAAAGAAAAATACGTTATGAGAAAAGGGGAATACGCTGAAATAGAATTGAATCAAAGATACAAATTTCCCGGTCTA comes from the Candidatus Diapherotrites archaeon genome and includes:
- a CDS encoding 30S ribosomal protein S12 produces the protein MATGEFAAKQLEKKRKKWRKKKRKEKERLLEKMRGDKSIMEGSPQARGIVLEKRGVEARQPNSGIRKCVRVQLIKNGKQVTALAPYDGAIKYIDEHDEVIIEGLGGRKHGAKGDLWGVKFKVIKVNNQSLEMLRTGRKEKVKR
- the rpsJ gene encoding 30S ribosomal protein S10 → MQKARIKLSSPDYNTLNDICEKILDIVKKTGVKHSGAIPLPTKKLVVPTRKGMSAGGTESYEKWEIRLHKRMIDIEADERTLRRVMRVEIPENVHVEIELKE
- a CDS encoding NusA-like transcription termination signal-binding factor; translation: MKISNQEILLMNALQAFSGVTAKDCIVHGNSITFLVKDIELGTVIGRKGETINKLREKLKKNIEVYGYTKDPRNFVQNSLNKIKINSAEVKQLDGKKIIQINLDSENKRKIFSETNKLKKIKELMERNYGISEIKIK
- a CDS encoding elongation factor EF-2 gives rise to the protein MTKREEVAKKAEHYMKNRENIRNIGVVAHIDHGKTTMTDNLIAASGMISQELAGKQLFMDFYELEQARGITINAANVSIVHEYKEKEFLINIIDTPGHIDFGGEVIRAMRAVDGVILVVDSVEGVMPQTETVIRQALKENVKPVLFINKVDRLVNELQLTAEQMQERFVKTIIQVNKLIEKNVPEKFKEEWKVKVDNGSVVFGSAYYNWAVSIPHMKTTGVSFKDVYDYCKNQDQKSLAKKSPLFEAILEMVINHLPNPLTAQKYRIPKIWGGEIESEEAKAMLSCDPEGPLAMMITDVTVDPHAGDVATGRIYSGKIRRGVTVRLIGSQKEVPIQQVCLYMGPERVPVAEVPAGNIAAIVGLKEVYAGETISTKEIKEFESFMSTAEPVMTVSVEAKQTKDLPKLIEVIKQITKEDPNVRATINQETGEHLLSGMGELHLEVTQYRIEVDHKLPITVGNPIVVYHEAITKDSPTLETKTPNKHNKFKLRVEPIPEEVLTNLIESKIEGKIRDKDKDIVPKLVNIGFDREEAKRIWAVHNHSILINATRGIEALFEIKELVIQGFNDAIDEGPLAKEKVQGIKVIMEDASLHEDAIHRGPAQVLPAITRGIYACILSADALLLEPKQILSILVPQDYIGAVSKELGSRRIQITEMRQEGDQTIIVGKAPVKELIGFSAAIRGATQGRAVWTAEYAGYERLPRELQRTTTSEIRKRKGLEPEPKSAQYFLE
- a CDS encoding 30S ribosomal protein S7: MFMTEKVLFFGKWGSEDVKIRDISLQKYLDLKPKHVPHTFGRSTRKRFSKGKMNLVERLVNKVMRSGQGKRKLSGKYIRGRGVCGKKILALKIVEEAFDIVEQETKENPIQVLIRAIENAAPREDITRIQKGGVAYTLSVDVSPLKRIDESLKNIALAAFALSFSKKISAREALAKELILTAKNDPASYSLKRKDEIERIAVSSR
- a CDS encoding DNA-directed RNA polymerase subunit A', coding for MLLKKISAVEFGVLSPQMIRKLSALEIKTPDTYDKDGYPMETGLMDPHLGVINPGLRCKTCGQKMKQCPGHFGSIELVRPVVHSEFSRKVEELLVGSCQSCGRVLIPDDKIKQYLPLIGENPELVLKRILLRAKKMHKCPYCGTEKVPIILDKPTNFFQGKERLYPTQIREWLEKIPNKDLMLFGYDPERIRPEWFVLTVLLVPPITMRPSITLESGIKSEDDLTHKLVDIIRINQRLKDNIDAGAPQLIIEDLWDLLQYHVTTFFDNNTAGVPPAKHRSGRALRTLVQRLKGKKGRFRYNLTGKRVNFAARSTITPDPYISINEIGVPEEIANDLTVPEQVTEWNKKEILRLIKETDQVLYIVRPNGARKRVSEQTKKEALDELDIGFKIERKIMNGDTILFNRQPSLHRLSMMAHKVRILPGRTFRINPIVCKPYNADFDGDEMNLHVPQTEEGKTEAKELMLAANQVISPRYGAPVIILDEDGISGTYVLTMRQTKFTREEAMKYFYEIGITEIPEPDLEGGYYSGKLIFSQLLPKDLNLSFKSNTCKEIQKINPCDECRKEGCPYDAYITIEEGRLKTGVIDEEAVGEGKGKIVDVLARDYNASAIEEFYYKINRIIEDLITRKGMNVGLDEYKTTETIEKVKEKAIQQELEESEKLVKEYREGIIEHIPGRTLEESFEIKMMQIGFKTKDEVQKQIMKEKIDEMLGENPKYNSTIMIMSGSRGSPINLTNIQGMWGQAAVREGRPKRGFKNRLITTNKEKDVGALAGGFIGHNFMEGMSVKEYFYHSMGGRQGEVDTGVSTKVSGYLYRRFANSLKDLVINYDKTTRSANKNIIQFMYGEDGVFPMKTTKGKTISMRRELERLYE
- the rpoB gene encoding DNA-directed RNA polymerase subunit B → MAVTRAYINGRLIGFHKDGAELTKQLITLRRKGKINPQVNIAHHIDTAEVYINTDAGRVQRPLLIVEEGKLKLKEDHLKAVREGKMHWHDLVKEGVIEYLDAEEEENALIATKEEEITKEHTHMEIDPAGVLSIVTSMIPYLEHNMAGKALHGAKMFKQALGINAINYNLRTDTEGHLLYYPQRALVETKTMNLIDIKERPQEQNFVVAIMPFYGFNILDAIVLNKGAADRGLGRSSYFRMYESSENRYPGGQIDKFEIPTEETVGFLGEEYYKKLGSDGLIEVEEFALEKDIIIGKTSPPRFLEEVSEFGVVQEKRREASMSVRKGKPGFVDKLIISEDGDGNRLAKVKIRSEMIPEIGDKFSSKHGQKGVIGAIIPEEDMPFTASGIKPDLILNPHSIPSRMTIGHLIEMLAGKAASITGTFIDGTPFSSVTMGELQKMLKEGKFRGDGKETLFDGITGERIESEIFMGIVSYRRLFHMVAHKMQARSRGPVQILTRQPTEGKEKEGGLRFGEMEGETLVGHGAAMLLQEKFIEDSDKVIELVCEKCGIIAINDQIRNRRYCALCGGSAVYPVEMSYGFKLLLDELKALGIMPQLIIKDRV
- a CDS encoding 50S ribosomal protein L30e — protein: MVEIDVNKEIRRAVDTGKVIFGSRQSNKNILKGNGELIILSQNISRLLKEKLTGLAKISEIPFYEFKGTSLELGAVCGKPYPVSVMTITNAGKSKILSVTGKTKAKKKDSEKE
- a CDS encoding DNA-directed RNA polymerase subunit A'', whose product is MAKGKQKRKKMKKKKIEKPIAQIMKEEENISKHEFLPYGIMKEIDEKTVKYGLSTEEKARLVANIEKKYLSSLVEPGEAVGIVAAQSMGEPGTQLTLRTKHYAGAAEVSVGSGIQRVEEIVDARSKAKYPSMTIYLTEELKHNREKADIFAKSLIDVRIGDVVKFEEDFDGRMLKVHFLEEEIKERNIDKEELTKKIERYLKSKAKGKEHNEFALGREPLIKIRKNLNKVINMRIQGVRGIEKTIVFEEKGEFLIRTRGTNLKTLMRMKEVDETRTITNDIKEISRVLGIEAGRISIVNELFKTFKENGIMVDIRHLILLADLMCFEGDIKGIVRTGITRQKSSPLARAAFEETIKHLLDAAFKGETEELQGVVENIIVGQPIKVGTGTVELLMGQGKNKN
- the tuf gene encoding translation elongation factor EF-1 subunit alpha; amino-acid sequence: MAAVKPHVNLVFIGHVDHGKSTLVGRLLYDTGALSEQDYRKLKQEAESRGKGTFAFAYVMDNLKEERERGLTIDVSYKKFQGKKNDYTIIDAPGHKDFVKNMITGTSQADAAVLVVSAKEGIQPQTKEHAFLAQVMGLKQLIVAANKMDEVNYDEKIFNKLKEDLTKLLTGVGFKLENVKFIPVSAWLGDNVAKKSDKLSWYKGPTIVEALDELIAPEPPTGKPLRLPIQDVYNIKGVGTVPVGRIETGILKPGETIIIEPVGKQGEVKSIEMHHEQLPQAVPGDNIGFNVRGIAKTDVARGDVAGHTKDPPTVVKDFIAQIVVLNHPTAIPVNYTPVFHLHTAQMSMQITELQKKLDPKTGAVKEENPKFLKTGDAAIVKIVPTKPVSAEEYKKFPQLGRFAIRDMGQTVAAGMIVSITPRK